From the genome of Triticum aestivum cultivar Chinese Spring chromosome 1A, IWGSC CS RefSeq v2.1, whole genome shotgun sequence:
cacactgatacatcgagtgctctagtcatgtctccctgccacacacaaacttaccatgtgccctctgatgttctggtaggtcagtcgccctatatctttgctGTGCACaccacaatttcgatggctctcttcatcgatctcgcacccacacacttgatcctctcttcaactctatcgatatctataacccctccctctcttctcgtggttCGCCCCCTCTATATCAGTACCTAATAATAAAGGAGGAaactttcatagttctccataagtCATCATTGATTTTGTGTTAAACACAAAGATTGACGGCTAAGATTTAAAAGGAGGTAGGTTTTTTTCTCCTTCCGTCACCCCTTAAGTGACAAACTTTACATCCTTTTCCGTACAAAAAAACTAACTAGCAAGGCTGCGATTCGAACTCAGGACCACCATATTGATAACACATATAATAACCATCCAACCATATAGCATTATTATTCTTTTTTTCGTGAATTCGCGTTGTGGCGTATCATTCCATTGACAGAAGAGTGAGAGAATACAGTGTTGGTATCCTAGATAGCCGTACACCAAGATGCGGCATTAGGGAGACCAGTGAGCCGGAGAGAGGGGGTTGCTCAGCCCCAAATACAAAGATCAGGTTATAGGGATGATCCTATCTAATCCTTTGGCGCCTGCCCTTCCCAACGCCTAGCCTCGGTCTTGatcgtgtccaggagctcgccACTTGAGGGTTGCACGCCATCGAAGATGATGCCATTCCGGTGTTTCCAAATGGCCCAGACTGTTATAGTGACAAGTGAGGCAAAACCCTTGCGGAGGCaggagggggcggccaaggcgCTAGCGGACCACTAGTCGAAGAGCCCGGTCAGGCCATCCGGTGGCGCAATCGGTAGTCTGCACCAAGAAAGGACTTCATGCCAGGTGATGCACGCAAACACACATCCGGCAAGGATGTGGTGCAGAGTTCCGCCATCCTGGGCACAAAACTGGCAGACAGTAGGGTGCGGCAGCCCTCGGTGCACCAAGCGATCAACAGTCCAGCACCAGTTTTTAGAAGCAAGCCAGAGAAAGAACTTGACGTTGAGCGGTGCCCAGCTGCGCCAAATGAGTTTCCAGATGGGCGCTGTTGTTGAGCCAATGAACATGGCGGTGTAGCAAGAATTGGCAGTGTATGCACCCTTCAAGGACCATCGCTAGGTAAGGGTATCCGGGGTGGAGGAGAGGGAAATAAGCCGAAGGCGGCGCCATACATTGACGTACTTGAGGGTAGCCAGCGGTCCGAGGGTGCCGGCAATGTCGGAGATCCAGCTCTGGTTGTGGAGGCCTTCGCTAACAAGGTTGTGGATAGCATCGTTATTCTTCAATAGAGATAAAATCTATGTGTACGTACTGGATGGATGGAGACTATGGGCCAGCACATCAGCATTGCATGGCTCCGACATTATACAAAACTAgcagaatgcccgtgcgttgctacgggaaaTAATACGGATAAACAAATATACTAATATTTAGGAAAAGATGTGCATACCCTCCTTACCAAAGGAATTGAATGTGCATACCCTCCTTACCAAAGCAATTGAATGTACATATGTTGCCACTGGATAATATAAATATTATGTAACCACACATTGTTTTACTATTGTTATATAGAGAACCCCGCCGTTTTCTATCTAGAGGGAACTTTTGCCTTCCTCATTTCCTATTTTCAAGATGTTTCTTTCTACACTCACCTTGCTAATATACATGTGATTTTTTTCTCCTCTACTCATCCTTCTCCATCACACCATCGGATTTAATGAACTATGCCACTATATTTTTGTCACTACATCTTTGTTATGCTCCTTGATCGTCCCCTTAGGGAAGCACCAACACTTGGTACTTAGGACATGCGCCAGGATCAGAAACCTGGCCGATTGGCACTTATCCCTCTCTCGGaacaggctttcgccccgctttaagCAATGAACCAAAGTACACGGCCGAACGATACAATATAGTGTGGAGGTCCCCAAGATACAACATGAGCCTAGAACAAGCCTAACACCTCACCGAGGCACGAAAAAAGACCCCCGAGCTCAATGACAACGCCCCCAAGAAGGTGACGGCGCAAAACGTCGCCGAATGTCAGTGTCAGATATAGCGTCGGCGTGAGCCATTTCCATATGACAAAGGCAAAGTCACATTTGGTACAAACTTAGATCTGATTTTCTACCATCCTCCATCATGTGGTACCATATTCCCTGAAAACTAATACCAATAAAATGCATGACTTGTAGAAGTCGTCAATAACGAATGTTGAAGTCTAGTAAAAATTTGTGTTTTTCTATAAACATGCTAAAAACCATAGAATAAGCCATTCCCAACATTTGATATCACAAAAAGATAAACTTAGCAAGTTGAAAAGGGCTAAATCACCTTCTTTTGAAACATGTAGTAAATCATGAGGAGCATACATTTTGCCTCCATTTCTTAAAACTGGGTCACAAACCACAGATAGTTTGAACATATATTAGCAAATTCTGTTAAGAATTCATCTATGAAGACACAATAAGATTTTGTACAAAAGAATAACCATAGGGATAGTGGAAGGTGAGAAAAGGTTGTGAATGGAAACAGAGCCAACGTAGTCTGAATAGCATAAATAGCATGGTACATAAAAAAACTAttgagaaaataaataaatatcccTATGGTTAGAAGCAGATTTATTTATTACACCACTACAAGCACATCCTACAAGGAGATGATGCTAATTATTTGCTCAATAGGGATAAACTTGTttaattttgtgatttttttataaCAAGTTGATTTTGATTACAAACCATAGGGAGATGATGCTCATTATTTTGATTACATCATCTCCTTGTAGGGTTTAATTACATAAAAAAATCAACTTCACTTATAAAAAAATCACAAAACCATAGGGATATTTATAATCCTTCATGTTATAAAAAAACTATTGAGAAAATCAATAAACCTTCTTTAATTTTGATTACACCACTACAAGCACACCCAAATCCAcaaaaagaacaaaaaataaatcaCAAAACCTTCTTCATGGCTCTACCTCTCTCCACCATGCGGCCTGGACAGAAGTTTGGCCATATCTAGGGTCTTGACTTCATAGGCTATTTATCCCGAGAATGCTTGACATGGACGTCCTACTGCATATCAATCCCACTCGTCGGCGGATGAATTTTTGGTGCAGGCTGGGAGCATGACCTGGGAAATGGCGTCGACTGATTTCtgcaaatgttagagtaataatatatgacatgcaacttacacaaagcataccgtcaaattcgtatgtgaaaggagcttttaatgatataattttcacattatacatgtcatgtattattaatcttatcaatagtcaatgacggtcttgaaaaacgcattaggccctatatagatggaaggagggagtacaaattaTAAAATTtcttaaaaaacaagcaaaaacacctTTAGTTGTATCTAAATGCCCAATGTCAGTATAAAAATGGGGCAACAAATAGAAAAGAGGCCAATAActtcatttttatttattatttgcGAATGAGGCCAATCACTTCATTAAATGAACACACTAAAGGCAATATTTCCTTTCTCGGTATCTCATAATCTGTCATTCCAGCATTCAAGTCTTAAATTCTCAAGCAAGCATTTTCTCCAAAAGCCAATTTGGTGAAAAATTCATACTGCAAGTAAATTAGAGAATAGATGAAAGTATCTTACAAAGCTAGTCCATATGGTCGAAGCCTGCAACGGCTTCTAAGATGCCAACAACAGGTTTAAACCTTTTCTTCTTTTTGGTTTCTGGCAAAGATTAAAATCGCGGGCGAGAGGGAATCGCGGCCGGGATTTTTGCAGCGACGATTAAGGAAATAATGGTGCAATCGCCTGATCTCCCGCTATTTACTGAGCCATGCAAATCGCAGGGCGGTTTCAGATCCGTGATAGCTTAGATTTCGCCCGCGATTTTAATCTTTGGTTTCTGGATAAAATTTGTGCATGGACATAAGCTAAAATCACATGTAAGTGCAATGAGGCAGGGAGAGAAAGAGATAAAAGGAAATTGACAAGTACATTTTTTTTGCTCCGAGCAACATATCTCCCAAATATGTTTCCCATCCCAGACCATATCTCTACTACAAAATCCTTGCTCCTAGCTTCTCCAACATGCCCCTTGCATACAGAGCCGTTGAGAAAACTATATCCAAAAACAGTTGAGAAAATAACTCTTCAGACCCAAGAGGCCAAGACCCGTGTTGCCCCACCTCCCACCATGATCCGTCCTCCGAACTCCGTTGCAACGCCTGCCACTCCGCTGGTTCCCTGCCCAGCTTCCCTTATCTGCTCTGCCAACACACTTCACCATGCCTGCATCCACCCAGCTCGCAACGATCCTGGCCACTCACGTCCTCTGCCACAATTTGGCGGTCGTTCGTATGCCCTTCGCTCGTCCATCTCGAACAAAAGCTTCACATGTGCATGGTCAGGCTGGCAAAGTGAGATTTGGGTGGATCAGACTGTGTTCACAACCAAATCCATTCCACTGCTAAAAGTGCTAGTAGCAAAGACTACTCATGCGTagtaggaaaaatatcctcaacaCATCTTGTCAGTTTTCTATTATGATTTCAGATATGCTCGTAACCAATCCCTAGCTGATATAGCTAGGAAAGGTCACAAGTGTTCCTTAAAAAACACAAGATCCTCCATTAAGGTATACTTTCTGTTTGGTCGAGCCATTTCAGCTAAGCCATCGAATTCTTTTGGTAAATTCAGAATCATGATTCCTCAGACCTGACGATCTGGCATACTATTCCAATATATTCTGAACAATATTTAAACCTGGGTTTAGACTAAGATTAGTCCACAACCTGATTGTGTATCTCTCGTCTGTCTAGTATCTCAACACTTTATGATTAAACCATAAACATTGTAATATACTGGAAAAGCACCATCAACTGCAGTAAAATTCAGAAAACCTGAATACTGTACCCGTGATCTATTTTCGCATTCTATGAGCAACCTCAACTACGATAAACAATTCATGCCCGATGACCACCTGTTTAGAACCAATGATCAATCTAAGCGAAAGTTCCCAATACGAGGTGCAATACATAGTTTACAGAATCACATCGACAAAACGAACTGCAAAACTATCTTCTTCACCAAACGAACTTGCATAAGCTAACGAAAACAGGTAAATAATCCAGCTCCATAAATGCGGTGCAAAGCAGACTACATAACAATATCTGAAAATACACCGCAAGTTTAATCATAGTAAGAATCGAGAAAACATAACATTTCCTATTGCCTGCAGGCACTTTAGCACAGAAGCATCAATACGAACACAATCATCTTAAATTCTTAATCCATACCAAATAGTTCAATGATTCCTCATAGTTCAAATAGAGAGTTCATAAATAGTGGTAATGATGAGTAATACAACACACATTTTACAGGTGTAGATAAAATTAACACCCGATCACGCGCAATGTACAATTTTTTTTAATAAACATACAAACTCAATGGATCAATCGAGCAAGACGGTCTTTCATCACACAACATTGCGTACCTGGCAGAGGTCCCTGCGTCCAGCGCCCTCACATTGTATCTGTATACCTATGTACCTATGATTCAGGATAGGTGAAGCATACAAACGATCAGAAAAatatagaaaaatgatcagaacaTAAATACCTGTGATGTTCGGTGATGTAGGGCATGGCCTTGCGCCGCTCCTCGCTGCAAGAAACGATGTTCAGGACAGGTGAAGCATACAAACGATCAGGAAATACAGAAATGGACAGAAAACTCCACAAAACGAACAGAATGTAAATATCTGTGATGTTCCGTGATGTAGGGAACGATTGACACGGCCTTGCCGGTCCTCACTGACCGCAGACCACCCCCTGACCCTACTGTtccgcgatggcggcggcggcgtcctccaACAACCACGCCCTCCCTCAAGTCCTGCCCTCACCTGGGGTTTCGCgatggcggtgggcggcggcggaggtggcggtcTCAGAGGtcagcggaggcggcggaggcagcgACCCAAGGAATCCTGGTCCCGTGATGGTGGCCACGACGGAGTAATCCCACAACCACGCCATTGTGACTCCGTGTCGGTTGGCGGCACTATCGCTGGATGTAGCAGACCACTCCATTCCTGCCCAGCAGGATAGCCCCCGGCGCGAGGGCGAACACCACAACGACGGCGAGGATCGCAGCGAAGGTGCCAGCGCGATGGGTCCCTGCCGAGGCGGGGGTCGCCATCCGGATGATAGTCGAGGCGAGGGAACATGAGGAggcagagggagggagggagggagggagaaagGGCGCGGCGGCTGGGTCGAGGAGATGTGCGGCGGCTGGGCAGCGATGGGGAATTGGTGATACATGCTTGTTTTTGCAGCGTGATGCGGGGGTTAAAACCGGTCGGGGGAGGGGAGAGGGTACACGATGGGAGGAAAAAACAGTTTGTATGGGGAAAAATCGGTGGGGTGGGGTGGTGTGATCGATTCCCTCGATCGGTGGGTGGGCTGCGAGCGAACGAAACCATGTACGGACTGCGTAATCCCTACTCCTAATTATCAAATATTACATGATTGAATTCAATCGACACTTACCAAAGTAAGCATGAATAAATGGGAAGAGGATCGGATGCGATTCGGTTTTAGTTGAGAAGGAGAAAGAAATTAAAAAGTGGGAAGGTGATCTCACGTAAGAAGGTAAGCAAATCATGATGTGATTGTTGAATCCTTAATTACCTAAGAATTAAATGAGCATCTATCAAAGAAAGCGCAAGAATTATTACCTGATatataaaccgatgaagtggggaggggacgaaaaaaaatctacgaaaaaatcCAGCGAATGTGGGACAAAAAAAAAACCATGATAGGTGGGACGAAAATTAAccgacggagactaccaactgctccattatctctactcctaatggacgagttggttgaatagtcccaccactttcgtctggttttttttcgtctggttttttcgtcccctcccccacCCCTTTTCTACGGGTTTATTTTCGTCTCCATTCTTTCTTGTAAACCAACACTTTCCTAAGATACAAAAGATCACAggtctaactttcctaacttacctAAATCAACTGATTCCTCCCATCAATGCAATTtactttaggaaataaaataacgaattttaaggaaacaaataatggaATTTTACCCATGATCTATTTAAACCAATTTTATATGCCAATAAAATAAATTTTCGGTAACTTTTATATGGAAAGGAATAATTCATGATCAATCTTTAATCAAGCATAAAAAAATTGGGTAGTATTTGGTAACTTTTATATGGAAATGAATAAATCATGATCAATCTTTGATCAATCATAAATCATTAC
Proteins encoded in this window:
- the LOC123191274 gene encoding WAS/WASL-interacting protein family member 1 isoform X2, whose protein sequence is MYHQFPIAAQPPHISSTQPPRPFSLPPSLPLPPHVPSPRLSSGWRPPPRQGPIALAPSLRSSPSLWCSPSRRGLSCWAGMEWSATSSDSAANRHGVTMAWLWDYSVVATITGPGFLGSLPPPPPLTSETATSAAAHRHRETPARSGARPCPTSPNITGIQIQCEGAGRRDLCQPDHAHVKLLFEMDERRAYERPPNCGRGREWPGSLRAGWMQAW
- the LOC123191274 gene encoding uncharacterized protein isoform X1, with the translated sequence MYHQFPIAAQPPHISSTQPPRPFSLPPSLPLPPHVPSPRLSSGWRPPPRQGPIALAPSLRSSPSLWCSPSRRGLSCWAGMEWSATSSDSAANRHGVTMAWLWDYSVVATITGPGFLGSLPPPPPLTSETATSAAAHRHRETPARSGARPCPTSPNITGIYVLIIFLYFSDRLYASPILNHRYIGIQIQCEGAGRRDLCQPDHAHVKLLFEMDERRAYERPPNCGRGREWPGSLRAGWMQAW